Proteins from one Cryptomeria japonica chromosome 4, Sugi_1.0, whole genome shotgun sequence genomic window:
- the LOC131027304 gene encoding DELLA protein RGL1-like yields the protein MAIPFSYCPVKISYMEEIHEDLFNVKAGEFVVVYAPIVFRTLLYDPILLGNTINVIKNLKPHILVNSEIEEQHNSPCFASRFVEGLFYSSAYFDSLEVMLPDRNDLRRTKFEEACCGKEISNMLACEGKYRRVRHVKMDMWRSFFRQSGFKEKSFSVHAWCQARFLLKQYNHGENFTIEPNGSAITLGWKGTQLHTISLWSISRKRNR from the coding sequence ATGGCGATTCCCTTCTCCTACTGCCCGGTCAAGATCTCATATATGGAGGAGATTCACGAAGATTTATTCAACGTTAAGGCCGGTGAGTTCGTGGTGGTGTATGCTCCTATTGTTTTCAGAACTCTGTTATATGATCCTATTCTTCTCGGAAATACTATTAATGTTATCAAGAATTTAAAGCCCCACATCTTGGTGAATTCAGAAATAGAAGAGCAGCACAATTCCCCCTGTTTTGCAAGTCGGTTCGTTGAGGGGCTTTTTTATAGCAGCGCTTACTTTGATAGTTTGGAGGTTATGCTGCCGGACAGAAATGATTTAAGAAGGACCAAGTTTGAAGAAGCATGTTGCGGGAAAGAAATAAGCAATATGTTAGCCTGCGAGGGCAAGTACAGGAGGGTGAGACACGTTAAGATGGATATGTGGAGGTCTTTCTTCAGACAATCGGGATTTAAAGAAAAGAGCTTCAGCGTTCATGCTTGGTGTCAGGCAAGATTCTTGCTCAAACAATATAATCATGGAGAAAATTTTACCATTGAGCCAAATGGATCTGCCATAACTTTAGGGTGGAAAGGAACGCAGTTGCACACAATATCTCTATGGTCTATTAGTAGAAAGCGCAATCGCTAG
- the LOC131875038 gene encoding uncharacterized protein LOC131875038 — protein sequence MTIQDDFPLYSLDSQLDQQISPVEFQDYLNHASDTRMEFLDGQVYPCTNISEDEMHQGINNHILFCQFGEFPSTPNVHTSHELTEATAGFDNENALSSEEIIQAAGAQYVHALAHEGFNWNSHFNVPDQDGLQLVHLLLASAELVSSEQYEEASRMVSQCKKKSSHLGSPIERLCYYFSNALEERIKFQTCPEPEKWKQMSPDFANNFPSDYGKDELYALEALSTRVNPYAVTLQLTAVQAIIDTMGRTN from the coding sequence ATGACTATACAAGACGATTTTCCACTTTATTCTCTTGACAGCCAGCTTGACCAGCAAATTTCTCCTGTCGAGTTTCAGGACTACCTCAACCACGCAAGCGATACCAGAATGGAATTCTTGGACGGTCAAGTTTATCCATGTACAAACATCTCAGAGGATGAGATGCATCAAGGCATTAATAATCATATTTTATTTTGCCAGTTTGGGGAATTTCCTTCAACACCTAATGTCCATACCAGCCATGAGCTCACCGAGGCGACGGCTGGATTTGACAATGAGAATGCCTTGTCGTCTGAAGAAATCATTCAAGCGGCGGGCGCTCAGTACGTGCATGCCTTGGCTCACGAGGGCTTCAATTGGAACTCCCATTTTAATGTTCCAGACCAGGACGGGCTTCAATTGGTTCATCTTCTTTTGGCCTCAGCAGAGTTGGTCAGCAGCGAGCAATATGAAGAAGCCTCCAGGATGGTTAGCCAGTGCAAAAAAAAATCTTCCCATCTGGGGAGCCCCATAGAGAGGCTTTGTTATTACTTTTCCAATGCTCTTGAAGAGAGAATCAAATTCCAAACCTGCCCTGAGCCCGAAAAATGGAAACAGATGAGCCCTGATTTCGCTAACAATTTTCCAAGTGATTATGGGAAAGATGAGTTGTATGCTCTAGAGGCGCTCAGTACTAGGGTCAATCCATATGCCGTAACTCTACAATTAACGGCCGTCCAAGCTATCATTGACACCATGGGGCGTACAAACTGA